CCGAACGCAACGTTCCTCGGCGACATGAGCGAGGACACCGAGCGATTCCTGTTTTGGTTGTACGAGATCCAGCCGGAACGGGCCGTCGAACTGCTCGAGTCGTTGCATGTTCCTGAATCACGCATGGCTGCCGCAGCCGAAATGATGAGTCGACTTTCGCCGTTGGCGGTTCATGGGGCGGCGTACTGGATGGCGTTCGAGGACGACATGCCGATCTCGACGCGGCTCGAACTGCTCGAGGCCGTGGTGTTGGGGACCGCGCCGCCTGATGTTGTCTCGGCGGTGGCGGACGCGCTGGCGCCGGGCATTGCGAAGCTCGCGTTGCTGGATGCGTACGAACGTCACGATCAAGCGTTGGCGTCGGCCGAGCAGTGGGCCGAGGCGGAGCCGGGGAACGCCGAGGCGTTGCTCGCGCTGTCCGGCCACCAAGATGGCGCTGCAGCAGTCGGCACGTTGGAGCGTGCGTTTGTCGCGGCGCAGGATGCCGACCTCGCGGCGGCGATCGCTTTTGAGTTGGCCCGGCGGAGCGCCGAGCCGGAGAAGTGGGAGGCGTTCGTGCGGCTGCTCCCGCTCGGTGAGCCGGGGCCGGCGCTAAGGGCGGCGGCCGGCGATGTCGGCCCCGAAGCGTTGCTGGAACTGCTCGGTCCGGCGCGACGCATGGCAGTGCCGTTCGAGTACGCGTCCTATGACATTCTCAACGCCTACGCCGACGCGGCGGACGAAGCTGGGGCACACGCCGAGGCGGCCGCGACCTACGACGACATGGCGATTTACCTGCATGTCCCGACCGTCCGGTTTACCCGTATCGAAGGGTTCATCAGCCTCTACCAGGAGCGCCGAACACAGGCGGCACTGGCCAAGTGGGAAGCCGGCGACATCGACGCCGCATTGCCGTTGGCAGTCGAGGCGGTTCGTGTGCCCGGTGGTGCCGTGGACGTGACGATTTTCTGGTTACGCAAGTTCGACGAGGCCGGGCTGGGTGATTTGGCCGACGAGGTTTACGCCGAGCAGATGGGGCCGATGCGTGGCTGGTTGGAGCAGATGCCCGACGAGCCATTAATCGGCAACCGCGCCGCATGGTTGTCGGGATCGGTCGATCGTAGCCTCGACGACGCGCTCGACTGGGCCATGGCGGCCCATCGTGCGTCCCCAGACTCGACGAGCATCCGCGACACGGTCGCCGAGGTGTTGGTCCGCCGCGGGGAATGGCGTGCGGGGTTGGACATCTTCGAGCAAATCGTCGCCGAGGAGCCGTTCGTTGGGCAACATCGGGTTCGGCTCGACGAGGCGCGGGCGGTGGTGGTGACACGGATCATGCGGATGCTGCCGGGCTGACGCGATAGGCTGCGGGCGTGTTCGTGCGTGGGATGCTGGCGCTGCGGTGGTTGATCGTCGGTCTGTGCTGCGCGGTGCCGATTGGTTGGGCGCTGGCGTTGTTGATAATGGAGCCGGCGACACTGTGCGAGGCATGGCCGACGGGCGGGCGGGGAGAGGTGTTGTTACGGACGCTCGGTGTCAACGGGACGGCGGCGTTGATCGCGGTCGGGATTGCGACGTTGGTTTTTCCGACGATGCATCGGCGTGTCGGGATCGTCGCGGCCGCGGTGGCGCTGGCCATGCCCGGCCTGGCCTGGGCGTATGCCGGAGCGGAGTTTTTGCGTTGGGTCGGGCCGTTCGCGCCGCAGTCTTGGCCGGACGTGGCTCGGGGGATCGTGTCGTTAGGTCTGTGGTTGTGGCCCGTGCCGGCGGTGCTGATGTCGGTGGCGCACGCGCGGACCGACCGTGCGGTGTTGGACGCGGCGGCGCTCGATGGCGGGCGGTGGCGTGTGTCGGCGCGGCTGCTCCTGCCTGCCGCGATCGCGGGCGGAGCGGCTGCGTTCGCACTAGCCACCGGCACCTTCGCCGTTTGGGACGCCTCGGGCATTCGCGTGACGTCCACCGTCGTCCGCACCGTCTTTGACACCGGCACGTTCGTCGAAGGCGTCGCGGTGGGGCAGAGCAGCGGCAACGCACGGGCGGCCTCGGCGATCGCAACGCTGCTACCGACGGTGTTGGCGACTTTGATCGCCGCCGGCTTGGCGGTGCTTTGGGGGCGTGTGACGAGCACCGAAGTCACCGAACCCGAGCCAGGACGAGGACGCTGGCGGTGGCCGATCGTTGTCGGGCTCGCGTTGTTTCCCGTCACGGTGTTGATGTGCAACTTGCCGACGCTGGTGTTTGATCCGCGGCCGTACCTTGCGGCACTTTTTCACGGCGTCGGCGTCGCCGTTGTCGTCGGGTTGGTTTCCGCGTGTCTCGGTGTCACCGCGCTCGTTTCGCGTGGCACGGGCGCGCTGGTGTTGGCCGTCGGGGCGTTTCTGCTTGGCGGGCAATGGCTGGCAATCGCTTGGATTCGCCTGCTGAACCAGCCGATACCCGGGCCGTTGCTGGCGTTGACCGACTGGATCTACGGCGGCGACGCGGTGGTGGTCTTGGCGCATTCGGGACGGTTCGCATGGATCGGTCTGGCCGCGGCGTGGCTGGCATGGACGCCGGGGATGCGGGCGTTGCAGGCGCAGGCGGGTGTCGATGGCGCGACACCGTGGCAGACCCTGCGACACGTCACCCTGCCGCTCCACGCCACGACCCTGATTGCCGCTGCCGCGGGCGCGGCGGCGTTGTCGCTCGGCGAGATTCAGGCGACGGTGCTGCTCGTGCCCGATACGCTTCCGCCGCGGATGGCGACCTGGCTGCATATCGCTGACGACCGTGCGATGACCGAGGCGTCGGTCGTGCTCGCGGTGTCGGTGGGAATGCTCGCCCTGATTGCCGGCGGGATTCATTCGCTACCTCGGCGCCGGACGTGAATGATGGGGAACGTGCATCGATGGTTGTTCATCCTGGTTTTGCTTGTCGCGCTCGGCTGTGACGGCGATAAACCCGAGGCGGTCTGGCTCGAACGCGGCCGAGGGCTCGGGCAGGTGGTGTATCCGCGGGCCATCACGTTCGACCCGGTGACCGGCGGCTTTTACGTCGTCGATCGCACCGCCCACATCCAGCGGCTCGACGCCGACGGCAACGCCGTGGTCGATTGGCAGATGCCCGAATGGAACGCCGGTAAGCCCGTGGGTCTGAGCGTCGGGCCGGACGGAAATCTCTGGGTGCCGGACACGCACTACAGCCGGGTGGTGATTTACAGCCCCGAGGGCGAGGAGTTGCGTCGGTTCGGCGCGAACGGCTACGAGCCCGGTCAGTACCTGTTGCCGACGGACATCGCGTTCGACGAGGCGGGCAACGCATACGTCGCCGAGTATGGCGGCAATGACCGCATCACCGTTCTCGATCCTGATGGCAACGTGCTTCGGATCATCGGTTCGCGCGGCACAGACGATGGTCAGTTCCTTCGGCCGCAGTCGATCCTGATTGTCGGTGATGAGTTGTTCGTTGCTGATGCGATCAACCACCGCATCGCGGTGTTCGACCTGGCGGGCAACTTTCGCCGCAACCTTGGCAGCCAGGGCACCGGGCTTGGCGAACTGAACTTCCCTTACGGGCTCGACATCCATCCGGACGGCGACCTGGTCGTGACCGAGTTCGGCAACAATCGTGTTCAGAAACTCGACCGCGTCACCGGCGCGAGCCGCGGCGTGTGGGGCAGTGCCGGCCGGGGTCTGGGACAACTCGCCTACCCGTGGGCCAGCGCTGTCGATGAGCAGGGTCGCGTGGTCGTCATCGACGCGGGGAACAACCGGTTGCAGGTGATTCGGTTCTAGCAGCCCTTGCGTGAAACAACGTTTCACCCAAACTGGCCCGCATGGCCAAGACCAACCAAGACGCGCTCGCTCCGACGAAAGACCAAAAGTTCACCTTCGGCCTCTGGACCGTCGGCAACCCCGGGGCCGACCCGTTCGGCGGACCGACGCGTGAGAAGCTCGAGCCGTGGCAGATCGTCAATCTGCTCGGCGAATGCGAAGGCGTCTTCGGCGTCAACTTCCACGACAACGATCTCATCCCCATCGACGCCACGCCGGAGCAAGCCAAGGCGATTAAGAAGGACTTCAAGAAGGCGTTGCGTGACAATGGCCTGAAGGTGCCGATGGCGACGACGAACCTGTTCAGCGATCCGGTGTTCAAGGACGGCGCGTTCACCAGCAACAACGCCAGGATTCGTGCGTATGCCGTGCAGAAGACGATGGCGGCGATGGACTTGGGCAAGGAGTTCGGTGCAAAGACGTACGTCTTCTGGGGCGGCCGCGAGGGCGCGGAGACGGACAGTGCCAAGAACCCGGTCGACGCGATCAAGCGATTCCGCGAGTGCATCGACTACCTGTGTGATTACTCGAAGGACCAGCGATACGGCTACAAGTTCGCGTTCGAAGCCAAGCCGAATGAGCCGCGTGGCCACATCTACTTCGCCGTCACCGGCAGCTACCTCGCGCTGATCCCCACGCTCAAGCATCCCGAGATGTGCGGCGTCAACCCCGAGGTCGCCCACGAGCACATGGCCGGGCTCAACTTCGTCCACCACGTCGCCCAGGCCATCGAGCAGAAGAAGCTCTTCCACATCGACCTCAACGACCAGGAGTTCGGCCGCTACGACCAGGACTTCCGCTTCGGCAGCGTCAACTACAAGCACGCCTTCCACCTGGTCAAACTCCTCGAAGACCACGGCTACGACAACCCGCGCCACTTCGACAGCCACGCCTTCCGCCAGAGCGACTACGAAGATGTGAAAGCCTTCGCCAACGGCAGCATGCGGACGTACATGATCCTCAAGCAGAAAGCCGAGCGTTGGAACGCGGACAAAGAAATCCAGGGCCTGCTCAAGAAGATCAATCAGGACGACGCGGCTCTGACCAAGATCAGCACGAAGTTCAGCAAGACCAACATGAAGAAGCTGCGCGAAGCCGACCTCGACCGTACCAAGCTTGCCAAGGCCCGGCTGCCGTATGAGCAACTCGACCAACTCACCGCCGAGATCATCATGGGCGTGCGGTAACGGCAACGTATCGGCGGCGTCGATACGGTTGCTATGGCCACTTACCATGAAGTACTTGAAACACGCCGCTTGCTCGCAGTGGACGCGGTGGTCGATGGGGCAACGTTTGGCATCCGCGGCACCGCAGACGCCGACATTCTCGCCCTCGTCATCACTGACAACTCCGCGACACTCAGCGAAGCCGGAGAGGTTGATCGTGTCTTCGATCTCACGGGCGTCCGACGCTATCGATTTTTCCTCGGAGATGGTGATGACCAGTTCGACTTGCAGTTCGAGTTGACGACGCTCAAGTTAGGAGAACGGCTTACGCTTTACGGTGGGGCCGGCAACGACAACGTTTCCATTGCGAACACCGGAGGCGCTCTGGGCGGGTATCGCTTGTACGGCGAAGCTGGAGACGACAACTTCGGCGTTGCTTCAACCTTCCCGTCGTTCAATGTCGGCGCGACAATCTACGGTGGCGACGGCGATGACTTTATCGTTGGCGGCAGTGGTCGCGATCTGCTTTCTGGTGACGATGGTAACGATGAGCTCTACGGCTTTTCCGCCCGTGATGTCCTGCTGGGCGGTGCCGGCGAAGACGAACTCTACGGTGGTTCGTTCGATTCCGACGTCCTCGATGGTGGCCCGGGGGCTGACAAACTTCGCGGCGGCAAAGGCCCATTGAATGTCTTCAGCCCGATCGATTTACAGGATGCAATCGATAGCGACTTCGATCCACAGTTTGACCGCTTGTTCGCCGACCCCGACGCCGACGATGTCAATAGCGACGAGCCGCGTGAATCGGTCATGCTGATACGCGATGGCATTGTGACGGTGGTTGGATCGGACGGTTCCCGCTTGAATCCTGCAAGCGCGAGCGACCAGCTGACCATTCTTGCTTCTGGCAACACGCTCAAGATCAGCACTGCGAATCGAGTGCTCGGGGAACCGCTACTGGGGGACCTAACGGGTTTGCGCGTTTTCCTCAACGAAGGTGACGACGTACTGGGCTTACGAAATCTCCCGCCGGGCTTGCCGACTACGGTTTACGGCGGCGGAGGCAACGACGCTATCTCCTCCTTCAACGACGCGAGCACGCCCGGTGGGATTATCGGTGGGCCGGTTGTCCGGTTCTACGGCGAGTCCGGGGATGACACCTTCACCAGCAGTGATCGCTCGGGTAGGAAGTACCTCTACGGTGGTTCCGGTGACGACACGCTCTCGGGTGGGAGCGATGACGACTACATCAGCGGCGGCAACGGGAAAGATGATCTGGCCGGTCGGGATGGGGCAGATGTGCTACTCGGTGGGAACGACCTGGATCGCATCGACGGTGGCAAGGGTGCTGAGTTTTCTCCCTCGACCGGAAGACCAGATACACTCCGTGGTGGTGGGGGCGCGGATGTGCTCAACGGTTGGGGCGGCGTTGACGTCATCTTTGGCGATAGTGGCCCAGACCTCTTCGCGGGATACGAGGTCAATGGCAACATCGGCGCACCATCGGAGGTGCCGCAGGTTGACCCGACAGGCGAAGTCCCCGGACAGGTTCAGGACTACGACCCGCGCGAAGACCTGCTTTCGTGATTCACACCAACTCCTCGATGTCCGACACCACCGCGTCGTCGTCGGTGCCGGTCCAGCCGCAGAGGTAGTCTCGGCTGTTGCCACCGAGGAGGGTGTCGTCGTCCTCGTCGCCGCAGAGTTTGTCATTGGGGTTGCCGCCGATGAGCAGGTCGTTGCCTGTGTGGCCGCGGACGTCGTCGAGGTTGGAAACGACACCCTCAGCGTCGGCGCTGGCCGAGAACAACTTACCAACGGCACCGACACGGCCGATGCCCATGATTTGTCACGAACGCTGCAAAGCGCGTCGAGGTTTCGCCATCACCGAAGCTTCCCGCAACCAGTTGGTTTGACCGGGCACATGGCGAGGCGACTCCCGGCCATCTGTCACATCCGGCGAAACTTGATACCCCGCGCGGATTCTGGCGCGAGTGAAACGTACACTTCAGGTCCGATGGCCAAGCTCTCGTTCGACATCGATCCGCTCCTCGCCGGCAACGCCCGTCTTACCGAGGCCCAGGCATACGAACTGTACAAGCACGCCTCGCTGCAGGACCTGGGGGAGTGGGCGACGGTCGTGGCCGAGCGGATGCACCCCGAGGACTACCGCACCTACATCATCGATCGCAACATCAACTACACGAACGTCTGCACCAGCAAATGCACGTTCTGCGGCTTCCGCCGTGATCACGACGATCACGACTCGTACACGCTCACCCACGAGCAGATCGGCCAGAAGATTGAGGAACTCGTCGCGATCGGCGGCACGCAGATCCTCATGCAAGGTGGCATGAACGACCGCCTGCCCATCGAGTACTACCTCGACCTGCTCAAGTACATTCGCACCGAGTTTCCGACGGTGCATATCCATGCGTTCAGCCCGCCGGAGTTCATCGAGTTCGAGCGGTTCTGGGGGATGGACGTGCGGGAGATCATCCGCAAGTTCAAGGACGCCGGCCTGGCGACGATCCCCGGCGGCGGCGGCGAGATCTTCGCCGAGCGGGCTCGTGACAAGATCGGTCACATCAAGGCCAGCGCCGACGATTGGCTGCGTGTCATGCGCGTCGCCCACGAGGAAGGGCTTTCGAGCAGTTGCACGATGATGATCGGGCACATCGAAACCGTCCCCGAACGCATCGACCACATGGCTCGCTTACGGATCATGCAGGACTACGCCCTCGCCTTGCAGGGACGCAAGGAACTCACCGGCATCACCCGCCAGGCCATCACGCGCCTGCCCGGCGT
This genomic stretch from Planctomycetota bacterium harbors:
- a CDS encoding 6-bladed beta-propeller is translated as MHRWLFILVLLVALGCDGDKPEAVWLERGRGLGQVVYPRAITFDPVTGGFYVVDRTAHIQRLDADGNAVVDWQMPEWNAGKPVGLSVGPDGNLWVPDTHYSRVVIYSPEGEELRRFGANGYEPGQYLLPTDIAFDEAGNAYVAEYGGNDRITVLDPDGNVLRIIGSRGTDDGQFLRPQSILIVGDELFVADAINHRIAVFDLAGNFRRNLGSQGTGLGELNFPYGLDIHPDGDLVVTEFGNNRVQKLDRVTGASRGVWGSAGRGLGQLAYPWASAVDEQGRVVVIDAGNNRLQVIRF
- a CDS encoding calcium-binding protein — protein: MATYHEVLETRRLLAVDAVVDGATFGIRGTADADILALVITDNSATLSEAGEVDRVFDLTGVRRYRFFLGDGDDQFDLQFELTTLKLGERLTLYGGAGNDNVSIANTGGALGGYRLYGEAGDDNFGVASTFPSFNVGATIYGGDGDDFIVGGSGRDLLSGDDGNDELYGFSARDVLLGGAGEDELYGGSFDSDVLDGGPGADKLRGGKGPLNVFSPIDLQDAIDSDFDPQFDRLFADPDADDVNSDEPRESVMLIRDGIVTVVGSDGSRLNPASASDQLTILASGNTLKISTANRVLGEPLLGDLTGLRVFLNEGDDVLGLRNLPPGLPTTVYGGGGNDAISSFNDASTPGGIIGGPVVRFYGESGDDTFTSSDRSGRKYLYGGSGDDTLSGGSDDDYISGGNGKDDLAGRDGADVLLGGNDLDRIDGGKGAEFSPSTGRPDTLRGGGGADVLNGWGGVDVIFGDSGPDLFAGYEVNGNIGAPSEVPQVDPTGEVPGQVQDYDPREDLLS
- the xylA gene encoding xylose isomerase — translated: MAKTNQDALAPTKDQKFTFGLWTVGNPGADPFGGPTREKLEPWQIVNLLGECEGVFGVNFHDNDLIPIDATPEQAKAIKKDFKKALRDNGLKVPMATTNLFSDPVFKDGAFTSNNARIRAYAVQKTMAAMDLGKEFGAKTYVFWGGREGAETDSAKNPVDAIKRFRECIDYLCDYSKDQRYGYKFAFEAKPNEPRGHIYFAVTGSYLALIPTLKHPEMCGVNPEVAHEHMAGLNFVHHVAQAIEQKKLFHIDLNDQEFGRYDQDFRFGSVNYKHAFHLVKLLEDHGYDNPRHFDSHAFRQSDYEDVKAFANGSMRTYMILKQKAERWNADKEIQGLLKKINQDDAALTKISTKFSKTNMKKLREADLDRTKLAKARLPYEQLDQLTAEIIMGVR
- a CDS encoding radical SAM protein; amino-acid sequence: MAKLSFDIDPLLAGNARLTEAQAYELYKHASLQDLGEWATVVAERMHPEDYRTYIIDRNINYTNVCTSKCTFCGFRRDHDDHDSYTLTHEQIGQKIEELVAIGGTQILMQGGMNDRLPIEYYLDLLKYIRTEFPTVHIHAFSPPEFIEFERFWGMDVREIIRKFKDAGLATIPGGGGEIFAERARDKIGHIKASADDWLRVMRVAHEEGLSSSCTMMIGHIETVPERIDHMARLRIMQDYALALQGRKELTGITRQAITRLPGVFEKSQVRPEEIHTAPGNYIAFIHWPFQRENVPLGRAKEYDPDVHGDFDTLEHPDVAKGRVVRSAAASEYLRMLGIARLFFDNIPSLQSSWVTMGPKIGQLALFYGANDMGGAMMEENVVSAAGTTYKLQVREICRLIRDAGFVPAQRDQYYNVLQRHDGPDSPDLQPVPEPALRKVDKLDDKTWIGSAPGLEDVSYTRITGDDDGADKSTKLQLHVLGGDR